From a region of the Hymenobacter jejuensis genome:
- the dprA gene encoding DNA-processing protein DprA, producing MQVINQDLFHEVALTLFPGIGPQLTRQLMSYGGSAKNVLMAPPGRLRKIPGVGPAMVATLTGGERTLALNRAETILRQSEKDGVQLLFYTHKAFPARLKQIPDAPALLYYQGTSNLNHPKTVALVGTRQATDYGREQTERIVKGVASHNPLIISGLAYGIDIAAHRAALQEGLETIGVMATGLDVIYPPTHRKTAEKMLTQGGLLTEFPFGTKPDKYNFPARNRIIAGLADGTVVVEAAKKGGALITAEIALGYNKDVLAVPGNIGQPTSEGCNALIKDHKAALYSEPKDLEELLNWDAALHQTGKFKPTPTYQAADFSEEEFRLVEVLMAAKEELMDNLSWKTQLPVNQVASLLLGLEFRGVVKSLPGKKYVLV from the coding sequence GTGCAAGTAATTAATCAGGATCTATTTCACGAGGTTGCTCTTACGCTTTTCCCCGGTATCGGGCCGCAACTGACGCGGCAGTTAATGAGTTATGGCGGTTCGGCCAAAAACGTGCTGATGGCGCCACCCGGCCGGCTGCGCAAAATTCCGGGCGTGGGCCCCGCGATGGTGGCCACGCTCACCGGAGGCGAGCGCACCCTTGCCCTCAACCGCGCCGAAACCATCTTGCGCCAATCGGAAAAAGATGGCGTACAGCTGCTTTTTTACACGCACAAAGCCTTCCCTGCCCGCCTCAAGCAGATTCCGGATGCGCCGGCGTTGCTGTACTACCAAGGCACCAGCAACCTCAACCATCCTAAAACGGTCGCGCTCGTGGGCACTCGCCAGGCCACCGACTACGGCCGTGAACAGACCGAACGCATCGTCAAAGGTGTTGCCTCACATAATCCTTTAATTATTAGCGGATTAGCCTACGGCATCGACATTGCAGCCCACCGCGCCGCCCTGCAGGAAGGATTGGAAACCATCGGCGTGATGGCCACTGGGCTGGATGTGATCTATCCACCGACGCACCGCAAAACGGCCGAAAAGATGCTCACCCAAGGCGGCCTGCTGACCGAGTTTCCGTTCGGCACCAAGCCCGACAAATACAATTTCCCGGCTCGCAATCGCATCATTGCCGGCCTTGCCGACGGCACGGTGGTAGTGGAAGCGGCAAAAAAAGGCGGTGCTCTGATTACGGCCGAAATCGCGCTGGGCTACAACAAGGATGTGCTGGCTGTGCCCGGCAACATCGGGCAGCCCACGTCTGAGGGCTGCAACGCCCTGATCAAAGACCACAAAGCGGCTCTCTACAGCGAACCCAAAGACTTGGAAGAACTGCTCAATTGGGATGCAGCACTGCATCAGACCGGCAAGTTCAAGCCCACGCCCACCTACCAGGCCGCCGACTTTTCGGAGGAAGAATTCCGCCTCGTGGAGGTGCTGATGGCCGCCAAGGAAGAGCTCATGGACAACCTTAGCTGGAAAACTCAACTACCAGTCAATCAAGTAGCTAGCTTATTGTTGGGGTTGGAGTTTCGCGGGGTGGTCAAATCGCTGCCGGGCAAGAAATACGTTTTAGTATAG
- a CDS encoding MerR family transcriptional regulator → MPYKERDIEKQYFTIGEVAAQFKVAPSLIRFWETEFEELRPRKSKKGNRLYTHQDVDIFRTIYHLVKERGFTIPGARDLLKQKGPQLKEKIDVIQSLEKVRTFLTTMRKELDAIAKSQG, encoded by the coding sequence ATGCCTTATAAAGAGCGCGATATAGAAAAGCAGTATTTCACCATCGGCGAGGTGGCGGCCCAGTTTAAGGTGGCCCCGTCGCTGATTCGCTTTTGGGAAACCGAGTTTGAGGAATTGCGCCCGCGCAAGAGCAAAAAGGGCAACCGCCTCTACACGCATCAGGACGTTGATATTTTCCGCACCATCTATCACTTGGTGAAAGAGCGCGGCTTTACCATTCCCGGCGCCCGCGACCTGCTCAAGCAAAAAGGCCCACAGCTCAAGGAAAAAATCGACGTGATTCAGTCGCTGGAAAAGGTCCGCACTTTCCTTACCACCATGCGCAAAGAGCTGGATGCCATCGCCAAATCGCAGGGGTAG
- a CDS encoding glycoside hydrolase family 53 protein: MSGFHFARFAPSSLATQASIWFTGICLLGSLSAVGQSVKATSVSASAPGKTVVRKIDGKILGADISFLPQLEDRGIKFQDKGVQKDAIEILKDHGFNYVRLRIFNNPAADSGYSPKRGFCDLEHTKQMAARAKKAGMKLLLDFHYSDTWADPQKQFKPSAWANLSGAQLNQAIHDYTRDVLLALKAQGTTPDMVQVGNEINHGMIWPDGDVQQADSLVKFDALADLLKAGVSAVHEVAPKTLVMLHIALGGQNLHSVTWLDRIRARNVPFDVIGESYYPKWHGTIPELRNNLTDLAKRYPQDVVVVEYSERKAEVNDAAFSLPNNKGKGTFIWEPLNTWEAIFDKQGKSNERILVYDEISKKYKIK; encoded by the coding sequence ATGTCTGGTTTTCATTTCGCACGCTTTGCGCCTTCGTCTTTAGCTACCCAGGCAAGTATCTGGTTTACTGGCATTTGCCTCTTGGGCAGTTTGTCGGCTGTTGGGCAATCGGTCAAAGCAACGTCCGTTTCTGCTTCAGCGCCCGGCAAAACGGTGGTTAGAAAGATTGACGGGAAGATCCTGGGGGCCGACATTTCTTTTTTGCCGCAGCTGGAAGACCGCGGCATCAAGTTTCAGGACAAGGGCGTGCAGAAGGATGCCATCGAGATTCTAAAGGACCACGGCTTCAACTACGTCCGCCTGCGCATCTTCAATAACCCCGCCGCCGACAGCGGCTATTCGCCCAAGCGCGGCTTCTGCGACCTGGAGCACACCAAGCAAATGGCCGCCCGCGCGAAGAAAGCGGGGATGAAATTGCTGCTCGACTTCCACTACAGCGACACCTGGGCCGATCCGCAGAAGCAATTTAAGCCGTCGGCGTGGGCCAACCTGAGCGGCGCCCAGCTCAACCAAGCCATCCACGACTACACCCGCGACGTGCTGCTGGCCCTGAAAGCGCAAGGCACGACGCCTGACATGGTGCAGGTGGGCAACGAAATCAACCACGGCATGATCTGGCCCGACGGCGATGTGCAGCAGGCCGACAGCCTAGTGAAGTTCGACGCGCTGGCCGATTTGCTGAAAGCTGGTGTTTCGGCTGTGCACGAAGTAGCGCCTAAAACTTTGGTAATGTTGCACATAGCGCTTGGCGGCCAGAACCTGCATTCGGTAACCTGGCTCGACCGCATTCGGGCGCGCAACGTGCCGTTTGATGTGATCGGCGAATCGTACTACCCTAAGTGGCACGGTACCATCCCAGAGTTACGCAACAACCTGACGGACTTGGCCAAACGCTATCCGCAGGACGTGGTGGTAGTGGAATACTCGGAGCGCAAAGCCGAGGTCAACGACGCCGCTTTCAGCTTGCCCAACAACAAGGGCAAGGGTACTTTTATCTGGGAACCGCTCAACACTTGGGAGGCGATTTTTGACAAGCAAGGCAAGTCCAACGAACGCATCCTGGTCTATGACGAAATCAGTAAAAAGTACAAGATTAAGTAA
- the alaS gene encoding alanine--tRNA ligase has product MSLPTAAHVRQQFLDFFASKGHHIVPSAPLVLKDDPTLLFINSGMAPFKDYFLGNKPAPFKRIADTQKCLRVSGKHNDLEEVGYDTYHHTMFEMLGNWSFGDYFKTEAIAWAWELLTEVYKLPKDRLYVTYFEGDTGDNLGADTETQNLWRQYTTDDRILPGNKKDNFWEMGDTGPCGPCTEIHIDLRDESEVAAKSGRELVNADHPQVVEIWNNVFMEFQRRADGSLVKLPQQHVDTGMGFERLMMAVSGVKSNYDTDVFQPLIQFIAAEAGVAYTGQMEKTDIAIRVIADHIRAISFTIADGQLPSNVKAGYVIRRILRRAVRYSFSSLGFKQPFLYKLVPVLANQMAGVFPELKQQTQFVQRVIEEEEIAFLKTLENGLRRIDALEESVKAQGGVIDGKTAFELSDTFGFPLDLTALIAREKDLTVDEAGFQKELAAQKNRSRNAQETEQSDWTIVTPSEEQPAFVGYDLDEAPARILRYRKTTQKGKTEYHIVLDQTPFYAESGGQVGDTGFLESELSKVRVLDTKKENDLIVHTVLDLPEDLKADFLGRIDHARREQIRKNHTATHLLQAALRQVIGSHVAQKGSLVNEKLLRFDFSHFTKVTDEQLRDIERIVNERIRQQIPLDERRNVPINEAKSLGAMALFGEKYGEFVRVITFDKDYSVELCGGTHVRGTGEIGFFKITSESAVGAGVRRIEAVTGEAAELYVDQQLDLLQQVREALGNPQHLLPSIQRLSEETAALRKQIEQFEQQSLNAQKQQLASQVKPLNGVNFLAAKVNASSADGLKKLAYDLRQTVDNLVAVLGADIEGKPQLAVMLDDELAKGGKLNASTLVRELAKEIQGGGGGQPFFATAGGKNVAGLDVAIGKAEELVSKTL; this is encoded by the coding sequence ATGTCACTTCCTACGGCCGCCCACGTTCGCCAACAATTCCTGGATTTCTTTGCTTCCAAAGGCCACCACATCGTGCCCTCGGCGCCGCTGGTGCTCAAAGACGACCCGACGCTGCTCTTCATCAATAGCGGCATGGCACCCTTCAAAGACTACTTTTTGGGCAACAAACCGGCTCCGTTCAAGCGGATCGCCGACACCCAAAAGTGCCTGCGCGTGTCGGGCAAGCACAACGACTTGGAAGAAGTAGGCTACGATACCTACCACCACACCATGTTCGAAATGCTGGGCAACTGGTCGTTTGGCGATTACTTCAAGACGGAAGCCATTGCCTGGGCCTGGGAACTGCTGACGGAAGTATACAAGTTGCCGAAAGACCGCTTGTATGTGACTTATTTTGAAGGAGATACGGGCGACAACCTTGGGGCCGACACCGAAACCCAAAACCTGTGGCGCCAATACACTACCGACGACCGCATCTTGCCCGGCAACAAGAAGGATAACTTCTGGGAAATGGGCGACACCGGCCCCTGCGGCCCCTGCACCGAGATTCACATCGACCTTCGCGACGAGAGCGAAGTAGCCGCAAAATCGGGCCGTGAACTCGTGAATGCCGACCATCCGCAGGTGGTTGAAATCTGGAACAACGTGTTCATGGAGTTCCAGCGACGCGCCGACGGGTCGCTGGTAAAACTGCCTCAGCAACACGTAGATACGGGCATGGGCTTCGAGCGTTTGATGATGGCCGTGTCGGGCGTCAAGTCGAACTACGACACCGACGTTTTCCAACCGCTGATTCAGTTTATCGCTGCCGAGGCCGGGGTGGCATACACCGGCCAGATGGAGAAAACCGACATCGCGATCCGCGTTATTGCCGACCACATCCGCGCCATCAGCTTCACGATCGCCGACGGCCAATTGCCTTCCAACGTGAAGGCTGGCTACGTAATTCGCCGCATTCTGCGCCGGGCCGTGCGCTACTCGTTTTCGTCGTTGGGCTTCAAGCAGCCTTTCCTCTACAAGCTGGTGCCGGTACTCGCCAATCAGATGGCGGGGGTGTTTCCGGAACTCAAACAACAGACGCAGTTTGTACAGCGGGTGATTGAGGAAGAAGAAATTGCCTTCCTGAAAACGCTGGAAAACGGCCTGCGCCGCATTGACGCCTTGGAGGAGTCCGTGAAAGCGCAAGGCGGTGTGATCGACGGCAAAACGGCGTTTGAATTGTCCGATACCTTCGGCTTTCCGCTGGACTTAACGGCGCTGATTGCGCGCGAAAAAGACCTGACCGTGGACGAGGCCGGTTTTCAGAAGGAATTGGCAGCGCAGAAAAACCGCTCGCGCAACGCCCAAGAAACCGAGCAAAGCGACTGGACCATTGTGACGCCTTCGGAGGAGCAGCCGGCGTTTGTGGGCTACGATCTGGACGAAGCACCGGCTCGCATCCTGCGTTACCGCAAAACCACGCAAAAGGGCAAAACCGAGTACCACATCGTGCTCGACCAGACGCCTTTCTACGCCGAGTCAGGTGGGCAGGTAGGAGACACGGGCTTCCTCGAATCGGAGCTGTCGAAGGTGCGTGTGCTGGACACCAAGAAGGAAAACGACCTGATTGTGCACACCGTGCTCGACTTGCCCGAGGACTTGAAAGCTGACTTCCTCGGCCGCATCGACCACGCCCGCCGCGAGCAGATCCGGAAGAACCACACCGCTACGCACTTGCTGCAAGCCGCTCTGCGTCAAGTAATTGGCTCGCACGTTGCTCAGAAGGGCTCGTTGGTAAATGAAAAGCTACTCCGTTTCGACTTCTCGCACTTCACGAAAGTAACGGATGAGCAACTACGTGATATTGAGCGCATTGTGAACGAGCGCATTCGGCAGCAAATACCGTTGGACGAGCGCCGCAACGTGCCCATCAACGAGGCGAAGTCGCTGGGCGCCATGGCATTGTTTGGTGAGAAATACGGTGAGTTTGTACGCGTCATCACCTTCGACAAAGACTACTCAGTAGAACTCTGTGGCGGCACACATGTGCGCGGCACCGGCGAAATTGGCTTCTTCAAAATCACCTCGGAGAGCGCCGTGGGTGCCGGCGTCCGTCGCATCGAAGCTGTAACGGGTGAAGCCGCCGAACTCTATGTAGATCAGCAGCTTGACTTGCTCCAGCAAGTGCGAGAAGCGTTGGGCAATCCGCAGCACCTGCTGCCCAGCATCCAGCGCCTCAGCGAAGAAACGGCCGCTCTGCGCAAACAGATCGAGCAGTTTGAGCAGCAGAGCCTCAACGCCCAGAAACAGCAGCTGGCCTCGCAAGTGAAGCCACTGAACGGCGTTAACTTCTTGGCTGCTAAGGTAAACGCTTCGTCGGCTGATGGCCTGAAAAAGCTCGCCTACGACCTGCGCCAGACCGTTGACAACCTGGTGGCTGTGCTCGGCGCCGACATCGAGGGCAAGCCGCAACTAGCGGTAATGCTGGACGATGAGCTAGCCAAAGGCGGGAAGCTCAACGCCTCGACGCTGGTGCGCGAGTTGGCCAAGGAAATTCAGGGTGGCGGCGGCGGCCAGCCGTTCTTCGCCACGGCCGGTGGCAAGAATGTAGCCGGGCTTGATGTGGCCATTGGGAAGGCGGAAGAATTGGTAAGCAAGACGTTGTAA
- the gatB gene encoding Asp-tRNA(Asn)/Glu-tRNA(Gln) amidotransferase subunit GatB, giving the protein MDETIKAKYQPVIGLEVHAQLLTRSKMYSSDENEYGALPNNNLSVITLGHPGTLPRVNRTAVEYAMKMGLATNCQIRRDNLFARKNYFYPDLPKGYQITQDKTPICTAGHVEIRLTDGSTRQIGVTRIHMEEDAGKSMHLAGEVETLVDLNRAGVPLIEIVSEPDIRNSDEAYAYLSEIKKLVVYLGICDGNMEEGSLRCDANVSVMLKGADKFGMKVEVKNMNSFRNVQRAIEYEIERQIAILEAGGTVDSETRGFDATTGTTSGQRSKETMNDYRYFPEPDLPPLVIDDEWLHRVQAELPALPQQLYTRFTGELGLSDYDATVLTDQKEVALFFDELSRLTPNAKAAANWVQGPVKSFLNERALTMEDFPLHPQHIADIIQLIDENKVGHSVASKQLYPYLLEHPEMTAAQVAESQGFVQKSDAGELEGMIQQVLDANPVKVAEYRAGKKSLTGMFMGELMKLTGGKADPKLANQLLRQKLEA; this is encoded by the coding sequence ATGGACGAAACCATCAAAGCCAAATACCAGCCTGTTATCGGTTTGGAAGTGCACGCGCAGCTGCTTACGCGCAGCAAAATGTACTCGTCGGACGAGAACGAATACGGTGCGTTGCCAAATAACAACTTGTCCGTCATTACGTTAGGCCACCCTGGTACGCTGCCGCGGGTGAACCGGACGGCGGTGGAGTACGCCATGAAAATGGGCCTCGCTACCAATTGCCAGATTCGGCGCGACAACCTGTTTGCGCGCAAAAACTATTTCTACCCCGATCTGCCCAAAGGCTACCAGATTACGCAGGACAAAACGCCAATCTGTACCGCGGGGCACGTCGAAATTCGCCTCACCGATGGTTCGACGCGCCAAATCGGCGTAACGCGCATTCACATGGAAGAGGACGCCGGCAAGTCGATGCACTTGGCAGGTGAAGTAGAGACGCTCGTGGACTTGAACCGCGCCGGCGTGCCGCTGATTGAAATTGTATCGGAGCCGGACATTCGCAACTCAGATGAGGCCTATGCTTACCTGAGCGAGATCAAGAAGCTGGTGGTGTACCTGGGCATCTGCGACGGCAACATGGAAGAAGGCTCGCTGCGCTGCGACGCCAACGTGTCGGTGATGCTGAAAGGCGCCGATAAGTTCGGGATGAAGGTGGAGGTCAAGAACATGAACTCCTTCCGCAACGTGCAGCGCGCCATCGAGTACGAAATCGAGCGCCAGATCGCGATTCTGGAAGCTGGCGGCACCGTGGACAGCGAAACCCGCGGTTTCGACGCAACTACGGGTACCACCAGTGGCCAACGTTCGAAGGAAACAATGAACGATTACCGCTACTTTCCGGAGCCCGATTTGCCGCCGTTGGTCATCGACGACGAGTGGCTGCACCGTGTGCAGGCCGAGTTGCCGGCGTTGCCGCAGCAGCTCTATACGCGCTTTACCGGCGAGCTGGGCCTGTCGGACTATGACGCTACGGTACTTACTGACCAGAAGGAAGTTGCGCTGTTTTTTGATGAGCTTTCGCGTCTCACGCCCAACGCCAAAGCTGCCGCCAACTGGGTGCAAGGCCCCGTGAAATCGTTCTTGAACGAGCGCGCCCTGACGATGGAAGATTTCCCGCTGCACCCCCAGCACATCGCAGACATTATCCAGCTTATCGACGAAAACAAGGTGGGCCATTCGGTCGCCTCCAAGCAGCTGTACCCGTACCTGCTCGAACACCCAGAAATGACGGCTGCGCAAGTAGCTGAAAGTCAAGGATTTGTGCAGAAGTCGGATGCAGGTGAACTGGAAGGCATGATTCAGCAGGTGCTGGATGCCAACCCGGTGAAAGTAGCGGAATACCGCGCCGGCAAAAAATCGTTGACCGGCATGTTTATGGGCGAACTGATGAAGCTTACCGGCGGCAAAGCCGATCCGAAGCTGGCCAATCAGTTGCTGCGTCAGAAGCTGGAAGCTTAA
- a CDS encoding TlpA disulfide reductase family protein yields the protein MYKISMRFFVFVPLLWLAAACHSGTTSPAVQGSAKADAGGYSLDGAITHALPGAKVYLLDYWNGTNTKIDSAVLDAGGHFTLHGRVPEPVVYLLGSGELQGTIQVPLDNSSHLRLVADAEHFYNTAHLSGSPEAEIAQQYRNWYAQYDNLRNANLQRYLASSADTAAAEAASAKKTQAIYDQIPRDTKQLIRAHADSYVAPYLVLTNFSQEKDFAFADSMTRHFEQQRPTSRYTQKLVRQLQQQRATAVGHLAPEINLPTPAGPRLALSELRGHYVLVDFWASWCGPCREANPEVLRLYHKYHARGFDVYGVSLDDSPQAWAKAIAADKLPWHHVSDLKGFGSEACQTYSVQAIPFAVLLDQQGRIVAKNLTTKELGDRLAALLPADE from the coding sequence ATGTATAAAATATCAATGCGCTTCTTCGTCTTTGTTCCGTTGCTCTGGCTGGCCGCAGCTTGTCATTCGGGTACCACTTCTCCGGCCGTCCAAGGAAGTGCGAAAGCCGATGCCGGTGGTTATTCCTTGGACGGGGCGATAACGCATGCGCTCCCCGGCGCGAAAGTGTATCTGCTTGATTATTGGAACGGTACCAACACCAAGATCGACTCGGCCGTGCTTGATGCTGGCGGCCACTTTACGCTGCACGGTCGGGTGCCGGAGCCCGTGGTATACCTGCTGGGCAGCGGGGAGTTGCAAGGCACTATTCAGGTGCCGCTCGACAATAGCAGCCACTTGCGCCTTGTAGCCGACGCCGAACACTTCTACAATACGGCCCACCTGAGCGGCTCGCCGGAAGCAGAAATTGCGCAGCAATACCGCAATTGGTACGCCCAGTACGACAACTTGCGCAATGCCAACCTGCAACGCTATCTGGCCTCGTCCGCCGATACGGCAGCGGCCGAAGCGGCTTCGGCTAAGAAAACGCAAGCCATTTACGACCAAATTCCGCGCGACACCAAGCAGCTGATTCGTGCGCACGCCGATTCGTACGTAGCCCCATATCTGGTGCTGACAAACTTTTCGCAGGAAAAGGATTTTGCCTTCGCTGATTCGATGACGCGCCATTTTGAGCAGCAGCGCCCGACTTCGCGCTACACCCAAAAGCTCGTTCGGCAGTTGCAGCAGCAACGCGCCACTGCCGTCGGGCACCTGGCTCCGGAGATTAATCTGCCCACGCCAGCGGGGCCACGTTTGGCTCTTTCGGAGTTGCGCGGCCACTATGTGCTGGTTGATTTCTGGGCATCGTGGTGCGGGCCGTGCCGGGAGGCAAATCCGGAAGTGCTGCGGCTTTATCACAAGTACCACGCGCGTGGTTTTGACGTATACGGTGTGTCGCTCGACGATTCGCCGCAGGCCTGGGCCAAGGCCATTGCCGCCGACAAACTGCCTTGGCACCACGTTTCCGACCTAAAAGGCTTTGGAAGCGAAGCCTGCCAGACCTATTCCGTGCAAGCCATTCCCTTCGCCGTGCTCCTCGATCAGCAAGGTAGAATTGTAGCCAAAAATCTGACTACCAAAGAATTAGGGGATAGGCTGGCGGCGCTGTTGCCGGCTGATGAATAG
- a CDS encoding TlpA disulfide reductase family protein gives MKSFLLIGAVLGMANACNKATTPTTSITGSDSAGYQINGQLTNAPAGSKVYLSELGTTQFIARDTATLDDKGHFSFKGTAPEAGLYQVKLTDANQVLVALDNKSSLELSGDATSLGTNYTVKGSKDSELLQQLSRTMQQSKGEMQKLEQRYTQAASSNRPDSMKVIEKQFFAAQARNAAAVKQLVRQNPNSVVSAFAVGNLLNPDEQFVFADSMATQFKKTLPDSRYTKELTARLDPLRSTALGVVAPEIKLAAPDGKEVALSSLRGKYVLIDFWASWCGPCRQENPNVVKAYNKFKGKGFEIYSVSFDQDRAKWLKAIEKDGLTWTHVSDLKGWESAAGQTYSVKSIPQSVLLDPQGRIIAKNLRGEALDDKLASLLGGKPL, from the coding sequence ATGAAGAGTTTTTTGCTGATTGGAGCCGTACTCGGTATGGCCAATGCTTGCAACAAAGCAACAACTCCCACCACCAGTATTACCGGTTCCGATAGTGCTGGTTATCAGATAAATGGTCAGTTGACCAACGCGCCGGCTGGCAGCAAAGTGTATCTTTCTGAGTTGGGTACCACCCAGTTTATTGCCCGCGATACGGCCACCCTCGACGACAAAGGCCACTTCAGCTTCAAGGGCACCGCACCCGAAGCCGGCCTCTACCAAGTCAAGCTAACTGATGCCAACCAAGTGCTGGTGGCGCTCGACAACAAAAGCAGCCTGGAACTCAGCGGCGACGCTACTTCGCTGGGCACCAACTACACGGTGAAGGGTTCTAAAGATTCGGAACTGTTGCAACAGCTGAGCCGCACCATGCAACAGTCGAAAGGTGAGATGCAGAAGCTGGAGCAGCGCTACACGCAAGCCGCGTCGTCGAACCGGCCTGACTCGATGAAAGTCATTGAAAAGCAGTTCTTTGCCGCCCAGGCCCGCAACGCGGCCGCTGTGAAACAACTGGTAAGACAGAATCCAAATTCGGTGGTGTCGGCGTTTGCCGTGGGCAACCTGCTGAACCCCGACGAGCAGTTCGTCTTTGCCGATTCGATGGCTACGCAATTCAAAAAAACGCTGCCAGACTCGCGCTATACTAAAGAGCTAACCGCCCGCCTCGATCCGTTGCGCAGCACGGCACTGGGCGTGGTAGCACCCGAAATCAAACTGGCCGCCCCGGACGGTAAAGAGGTGGCCCTGAGTAGCTTACGCGGCAAGTACGTGCTTATCGACTTCTGGGCATCCTGGTGCGGACCCTGCCGGCAGGAAAACCCCAACGTAGTAAAGGCCTACAACAAATTCAAAGGCAAAGGCTTCGAGATCTACAGCGTTTCCTTCGACCAAGACCGGGCTAAGTGGCTGAAAGCCATCGAGAAAGACGGCCTGACCTGGACGCACGTCTCGGACCTCAAAGGCTGGGAAAGCGCTGCCGGCCAGACCTACAGCGTAAAATCCATCCCGCAATCGGTGCTGCTCGATCCACAGGGCCGCATCATCGCCAAGAACCTGCGTGGTGAAGCCTTGGATGATAAGCTAGCCTCGCTGCTGGGCGGTAAACCACTGTAA
- a CDS encoding acyl-CoA thioesterase: MRKQKPVKDSFVIMTELVLPNDTNTLNNLMGGRMMHLMDIAAAISAQKHSNRIVVTASVDNVSFRDSIRLGNVVTLQAQVTRAFSSSMEVHIDVWAEDIPSGTKVKSNEAFFTFVAVDQTGRPIDVPEAVPETEDEIRLYDDALRRRQLRLVLAGRMKPTDATELRALFELE; this comes from the coding sequence ATGCGCAAACAGAAGCCCGTTAAAGACTCGTTCGTGATAATGACCGAGCTGGTGCTCCCCAACGATACCAACACGCTCAACAACCTGATGGGCGGCCGGATGATGCACCTGATGGACATTGCGGCCGCTATTTCGGCCCAAAAACACTCCAATCGCATCGTAGTCACGGCTTCCGTAGACAACGTATCGTTTCGCGACAGCATCCGGCTGGGCAACGTTGTGACGCTGCAAGCTCAGGTAACGCGCGCCTTCAGCTCCAGCATGGAAGTGCACATCGACGTGTGGGCCGAAGACATTCCTTCGGGCACGAAAGTAAAATCCAACGAGGCCTTTTTCACCTTTGTGGCCGTCGACCAAACCGGCCGTCCCATCGACGTGCCCGAAGCCGTGCCGGAAACAGAAGACGAGATTCGGCTTTACGACGATGCGCTGCGTCGCCGGCAACTGCGCCTGGTACTGGCCGGCCGCATGAAGCCCACCGACGCCACCGAACTACGCGCCCTCTTTGAATTGGAATAA
- a CDS encoding protein-L-isoaspartate(D-aspartate) O-methyltransferase, with the protein MHADSYRHRGQRRALVEELRRKGIRDERVLAAVASVPRHLFFEPAFQEHAYQDKAFPIGEGQTISQPYTVAYQTELLHLRPHDRVLEIGTGSGYQCAVLLHLTPHVFSIEFNTVLFERTRRRLASMHLHAHLFCGDGSVGLPAHAPFDKILVTAGSPTIPRVLLSQLRVGGALVIPVGNERSQRMMRVVRESEDEFSSEEFEEFRFVPLLGRAGWQK; encoded by the coding sequence ATGCACGCCGACAGTTACCGACACCGTGGCCAGCGCCGCGCTCTTGTAGAGGAGCTGCGCCGCAAGGGCATTCGCGACGAGCGCGTACTAGCTGCCGTGGCTAGTGTGCCCCGCCACCTGTTTTTTGAGCCGGCATTTCAGGAACACGCATACCAGGACAAAGCCTTCCCGATTGGCGAGGGCCAGACCATCTCGCAGCCGTACACGGTGGCCTACCAAACGGAGCTGCTGCACCTGCGCCCCCACGACCGGGTACTGGAAATCGGGACGGGTTCGGGCTACCAATGCGCTGTGTTGCTGCATCTTACGCCCCACGTATTCAGCATCGAGTTTAACACCGTGTTGTTTGAGCGCACGCGCCGCCGACTAGCCAGCATGCACCTGCACGCTCACCTTTTCTGCGGCGACGGCTCGGTGGGGCTGCCCGCCCACGCTCCCTTCGATAAGATCTTGGTTACGGCCGGCTCACCAACAATTCCGCGGGTGCTGCTGAGCCAGCTACGGGTAGGCGGCGCGCTGGTCATTCCGGTGGGCAACGAGCGCAGCCAGCGCATGATGCGCGTGGTGCGCGAAAGTGAGGATGAGTTTTCGAGCGAAGAATTCGAGGAATTCCGCTTCGTGCCGTTGCTGGGCCGGGCGGGTTGGCAGAAGTGA